A stretch of DNA from Rathayibacter sp. VKM Ac-2762:
GGCGCACACCTCCCCGCTCGAGCAGCCGTCGACGGGCGACGCGGGCGGGATGAACGTGTACCTCGCGGCGGTGCTCCCGGAGCTGGCGGCGCTCGGCTGGGAGATCGAGGTGCTGACCCGCGGCGAGGGCGTCCGGATGCTCGCGCCGGGTGTGCGGGTGGTCGGCGTGCCGGTGCCGGCGGGCGACAAGTACGCGCTGGCGGCCGCGGCGCCGCAGTTCGCGCGCGCCGCGGAGGGGGCCGACGTCGTGCACTCCCACTACTGGGTGTCGGGCCTCGCGGGGGCGCTCACCGGCAGGCCGCACGTGCACTCGATGCACTCGGGCTCGCTCGCGAAGAACGCCCGGCTCGCCCCGGGCGACGTCGCGGAGCCGCAGCAGCGGATCGACGCGGAGCGCTCCGTGCTCGCCTCCGCCGATGCGATCGTGGTGGCGGGCGCCTCGGAGCGGGAGGACGTCGTCAGCGGGTACGGCGCGGATCCGGACCGGGTCGTCGTGGTGCCGCCCGGAGTCGACGCGCGGTTCCGCCCGGGCGGCGGCGAGCGCTCCGGAGTCGTCCTGGTCGGCCGGGTGCAGCCGCTCAAGGGCCAGCTGCTGGCGGTCGAGGCGCTCGCGAGAATCGCGCCGGCGGAGCGGCCGGTGCTGCGGCTGGTGGGCGGGGCGGCACCGGGCCGGGAGTCGTACCTCGACGCGGTGCGCGCCGCGGCGGCTCCGCTGGGAGACCGCGTGCTGATCGAGGGGGCCGCCGACCGCGACCGGGTGGCGGAGCGGCTCCGGAGCGCGCAGCTGGCGCTCGTGCCCTCGGCGGCCGAGACCTTCGGGCTCATCGCGCTCGAGGCGGCCGGCAGCGGCACTCCGGTACTCGCGCGCAGGACGACCGGCCTGGTGGACGCGGTGCGCGACGGCGGGAGCGGCGTGCTGCTCGACTCCGACTCCCCTGCGGCGTGGGCCGAGGCGATCCTGACCCTGCTGGGCTCGCCCGGCGAGCTGGCGCGACTCGGCCGCGGCGGCGTCGACTGGGCGGCCGCCCACTCCTGGCCGGCTGCCGCCGCCCGGCTGGACGCCGTCTACCGCGGCCTGTCGGCCCGCTGAGGGAACCCCGGACCGTCGAGGGATCCCGCTCCGCCGGGTCACCTCGACGGGTCGGGGCTCCCTCGATGCAGGGAGGGGGTCAGTCGGCGATGGCGGGGGCCCCGGGGTCGAGGCGGGCGCCGCGGGTGGAGCGGTACCAGGGCGCGAGGCGGTCGGGCGAGACCGCGACCATCGCGGCGCCCGTGAATCCGGCGTCGTTGCCGAAGCGGGCGGGGACGATCTCGGTGCCGATGTCGAGGAAGCGGGCGAACTCGTCGAAGACGTGCGCCGCCGCGCCGCCGATCACGAACAGCTGCGGCGAGAGCAGCATCTCGAGGTGCCGGTAGTAGACGCTGAGGCGACCCGCCCACTCCTCGAGGGTGATGCCCTCGCGGCGGACGGCCGAGAAGCCGACCTGCGGCTCGAAGTCGGGACCGTCGATGTGCAGGTGCCCGAGCTCGGAGTTGGGGATCACCACGCCCTCGTGGACGAGCGCCGTCCCGATGCCGGTGCCGAGGGTGGTCAGCAGGAGGAGGCCCTCGCGTCCGCGCATCGCGCCGAACTCGCGCTCGGCGACCCCTGCCGCGTCCGCGTCGTTGACGACGACGACGTCGACCCCGGTCGCCTCCGAGAGGAGGGCCTGCGCGTCGAGCCCGACCCAGCGCTGCGAGACGTGGGTGGTCTGGCGGACGACGCCGCCGCGGACGATCCCGGGGAAGCCGACGCCCACGGGCGTGCCCGCGATCGGCGAGACGTCCCGGACGATTCCGGCGATCGCCTCGGCGAAGTCCTCGGGCTCCTTGCCCAGCGGGTTCGCGACCGCGAAGCGCCGAGCCGCCCGCTCGCCGGTGGTGACGTCGACGAGGGACGCCTTGATCGACGTCCCCCCGATGTCGACGCCGACGGCGAAGCGCGGGAGGAGGCCGTCGTGGGGCTGGGTCACGGATGCTCCGTCTGCAGTGGTGGGCGAGTGCGGGGACTCGCGAAAACGGTCGGCCCGTCGGATCCGGGATCGCGACGAGCCGAAGGCAATTCTACGAGCCGTCAGGTGCGCGCGGGCTCCGAGAGGGCGCGGAGGACGAAGTCGATCACCGGCTCGTAGAGGTGGACGGCCAGCCCGTCGTCGATCGGGACGACCACCTCGATCGAGCCCTGCGCCTCGGCGACGAACACCGCCGGGTCGTTGCAGTCGGCGATCGCGATGACCGGCAGCCCCCGCCGGCCGGCCGCGCCCGCGAAGCCGTGGTCGGCGACGACCAGGTCGGGGCGGATGCCGAGCTCGTCGAGGCGGTCGAGCAGCGCGTCCATCGGCTCCGGCGAGTGCGTGTGCTGCAGCCCTCCCCCGCGGTAGACGCAGGTGACCCCGCCGGTGCACCACAGGGCCTGGTGCTCGTCCGCGAGAGGCACGCGGATGCCGTCGGGGGCGGCGAACGGGAGCGCGTTCACGTCGATCACGCGAGCGCCCCGCTCCGTGGCGGCAGCAGCGAAGCGGCGGTAGACGTCCATCAGGGTCGCGGGGTGCGCGGTGGCGAACAGGAGCAGCGCCCCCTCGCGGACAGCGGCGGCGAACCGCTCGCGGTAGCGGGCGAGCCCCGCGACCGTCAGGCGGGCGTCGATCCGGTCCTGCCCGCTCTCGACGGAGGGGTCGGTGCTGATCCCCACGCGCTCCCCCATCAGCGCGAGCAGTCTCTCGAGCGTCCAGTCCTCCGCCACGTCCACCCCGTAGAGGTGCGCGGGCTCGCGGGCGGCGAGGCCGCGGAGGTTGCCGAGGTTGCTCGCGCGGCCGGTGAGGACGTCCCCGGCGAGGAGGGAGGAGTCGAGGTACGCCTCGAGCTCGGAGTCGGGACGCGGCATGCGGGACCTCTCGATCGACGGGGAGCTCCCAGGCTACGGGCAATTCAGGTGTTGACATCCGATCCATCACCGATATATCGTTACTGCATCGCCGACAGATCGGAAGCAGCCGCTCCCGACGGGCGACCGGATCCGATCGAAAGGGATCCCCTCACGACAGAGAGCAGCACACCCATGAACTCCAGGACCTTCTTCTCCGACGACCGCCGCGACTCCTGCGCCGGCGACCACTCCTCCCGCCACGAGCACCCCGGCCGCGGACAGCGCCGCGGACCCGGCGGTCACGGCCGCGGCTTCGGGCCCGGCTTCGGCTTCGGCCCGGGCTTCGGCCCCGGCTTCGGCGGCCCCTTCGGCCGCGGCGGAGGACGCGCCCGACGCGGTGACGTCCGCGCGGCCCTCATCTCCCTCCTCTCCGAGAAGTCCTCGAACGGCTACGGCCTGATCAAGGCCATCGCCGAGAAGACGAACGGATCGTGGCGTCCCAGCCCCGGCTCCGTCTACCCCACCCTCCAGCAGCTCGTCGACGAGGGCCTCATCACGGCCGTCGGCGAGGGCCGCGGCACCGAGTACCAGCTCACGGACGCGGGCGGCACCTACGTGCGCGAGCACGCCGACGAGCTCGACGCGGCCTGGGAGGCCACTCCCGGCGCGAGCGACGCCGATCGCGCCTTCATGGAGAACGTCGGCAAGCTGATGGGCGTCGTGCAGCAGTTCCGCGGAGCGACCGAGGCGCAGCGCGCCGCCGCCTCCGCCAAGCTCGACGAGACCCGTCGCGCGCTGTACCTCATCCTCGCCGACTGACCTCGGCTCCCCTCCCGCGATCCGTCGCGGGAGCCCCCGGACGGACGGGACCCCTCGCCTCGGCGACAGGGTCCCGTCCGTTCCGTCGTCTCCGGACCCGGCGCCTCAGCGGGCGGCGGACAGGCGCGCCAGGCCCTCGTCGAGGGTGACCGACGGGCTCCACTGCAGATCGGCGCGCGTGCGGCGCTGGTCGAACCAGTGCGCGGTCGAGAGCTGCTCGGCGAGGAAGCGGGTCATCGGCGGCTCATCGGCGCCGGGCCGCACGGCCCACACGCGCTCGACGAGCGAGCCCGCAGCGCGGGCGACGGAGGCGGGGACGGACCAGCGCGGCGGCTCGACGCCCGAGGCGCGGCAGATCCCGGCGAGCAGCTCGGCGACCGGGCGCGGCTCGCCGTTGGTGACGACGTAGGAGCGGCCGTGCACCTCCTCCGCCCGCCCGAGAGCGGCGACGATCGCCGAGGCGGCGTTGTCGATGTAGGTGGAGTCGATCAGCGCCTGGCCGTGCCCGAGGAGCGGCAGTCGGCCGGTGCGCGCCCGCTCGACGATGCGGGCGACGAGCTGGGTGTCGCCCGGACCCCAGACCAGGTGCGGGCGCACGGCGACCACCGCGAAGCCGGGGGCGTCGGCCGCGAGGGCCAGCAGCTCGGCCCGGGCCTTGGTGCGCGCATAGTCGCCGCGGGCCCGGTCCGGATCGGCGGGCTCGGCGTCGTCACCGGTGATCGAGGAGCCGGAGTGGGCGACGGAGGGCGACGAGATCTGGACGAAGCGGCTCACGCCGGCGCGGGCGGCGGCGGCGAGCAGACGCCGGGTACCGTCGATGTTCACGCGGTCGAAGTCGCCAGGATCGCCGGCGAGCGAGACCTTCGCGGCGAGGTGCACGACGCCCTCGGCCGCGTCGACCGCCTCCTCGACCGCGCGCGGATCGGTCAGGGAGCCCCGCGCCTCCTCGACGCCCGCGACCCCGGAGGGCCGGCGCTGGAAGGTGCGGACCTCGTGCCCCTGGGCGACGAGGCCCGCGGCCACCGCACCGCCGAGCAGGCCGCTCGCGCCGGTGACCAGGACCCTCACGGCGCCACCATCCGGCCGCCGGCGAGCACGCCCTCGGCCCAGCGCGAGAGCGCAGCCCGGTCGATCTTGGAGTTGTGGCGGATGTCGGTGGGCAGCGCCGGGACGACGAGCACTGCGGCGACGGGCCGGTCGACGGCCGCGCGCACCTCGGCGGCGAGGGCCTCCTCGGCCAGCACCACGCGGCGCGCCCCCGAGCGCAGCTCGACCACGGCGACCAGCTGCGCGACTCCGCGCGGGCCGGCTCCGACGATCGCGGCGCGGGCGACCGAGGCGACGCGCGCCTCGATCCGCTGCTCCGGTCCGACCGGCGTGACGACGCCGTCCGGCGTGACGACGACGTGCGGCATCCTGCCCTCGACCCAGAGGCGGCCGGCTGAGTCGATCCGTCCGACGTCCCCGGTGCGGTGCCAGCGCTCGCCCGGGACGGCGCCGACGCGGGCGGCACGGTCGGTGAGCCACAGGCGCTCGTAGTGATCCTCGACATGACCGGCCGAGACGACGATCTCGCCGGTCGTGCCGGCGATCTCCTCCGGCTCGTCCGCGGCGCGGCCGTCGGCGTCGAGCGGGGCGATCCGCAGCCGGACGCCCGCGGCGGGCACGCCCACGCAGACGCCTCCGCGCGGATCGTCGTCGGAGGCGGCCTCGCGGATGCCCTCCAGCGACGCGTCGGTGAGCAGCAGCCCCTCGGTCATGCCGTAGGGAGTGCGGGCGGAGGCGTTCGGCATGAGCGCCTGCGCCTCGCCGAGCAGTCCCGCCGAGACGGGGGCGCCGGCCGAGAGGAAGGTACGCACGCCGGCGAGGGCCCGGTGGTCGTCGGCGTCGAGCGCGCCGGCGGTGGCCACGACGTTGGCCAGTGCGGCCGGCGAGAGGAACAGCACGGTCGCGTCGACCCGGGCGGCGGCCGCGGCGACGGCGGCCGCGGTGAGCGTCCGGGGCGCGGTGACGTCCATGTCCGGAGTCGCGGAGCGCGTGCCCAGCGCGGGGCCGAGCAGGGCGAACGGCGCGAAGCCCGCGACGAGGCCGGTGCCCGGTCCGATCCCGTACTGGCGGGCGAGCGCGTCGCGGACGCCGGCGAGCTGGCGGTGCGTGTAGACGACGCCCTTGGCCGGGCCGGTCGAGCCGGAGGTGAACAGGATCGCGGCCACGGCGTCGGCGGCGGGCGCCTCGCCCAGCGCCTCCGGGTCGGCGGCCAGCTCGGCGCGGCCGAGCTCGATCAGCTGCCCGAGCGAGGTGTCGACCCCGAGAGCCGAGGCGGAGGCGCGGGGCAGTGTCTGCGTCGAGACCCGGCCGCCGGGCCAGCGGAGGGCCCGCGCGACGGCGAGGCCGGGCAGGGCGCCGACCACCAGATCTGGCCAGGCGCCGCGGACCGCGCGGGTGAGACCGCGCAGGCCCAGGCCCGCGTCGGCCACGACCACGACGGCTCCGATGCGCAGGCACGCGTAGAGCAGCGCCGTCAGGTCGGCGCCGGGCGGCACGAGGAGCGAGACGCGGTCGCCCGGGGAGACGCCGGAGGCGCGGAGCCCGGCGGCGAGCTCGCGGACCCGCTGCGAGAGCAGGCGCCACGAGACCGAGCGGGGCCCGCCGCCTCCGGGAGGCGCCATCTCGACCAGGGCGAGCGAGTCGTCCTGCGCATTGCGGTCGAGGTGCGCCCACAGCGGCTCGACCGGCGCGGTCGGGCGGCGGACGTCGGGGGCGGGGTCGCCGCCGAACGGCTCCTCGCCGTCGGAGAGGTCGCCCAGCCAGGTGAGGACGGCGGACGCGTAGTCGACGTCCTCGGCCACCAGGTGGCCCGATCCCTCGTAGCGGTGGACCTGCGCGTGCGGGAGGCGGTCGACGAGGTCGTCAAGGTAGCGGTCGGAGAAGATCGGGTCCAGCGGGCCCCAGAGCATCACGGCCGGCGTCGTCAGGGCGCTGACGCCCTCGGCGATGCGCTGCAGCTCCGGGTCGCTCGGGTGCGCGGAGTCGACCGGGATGTCGGCGACGAAGCCGCCCACTCCGCCGCGGCGCGACGCGGACCGGTAGGGCGCGCGGTACCCCTCCTTCACCGCGGAGGGCAGCGCCGGGTGCCCCAGCGCGAGGGTCGTCTCGAGGAAGGCCGGCGTGCCGACCGTGGAGGCGCCGAGCACGCCCGAGGCGAGCGCGAGCCGGAGCGGGGCCGGGATCGGCTCGTCGGCGCTCTGGTGGATCGCGGTGTTCAGG
This window harbors:
- a CDS encoding glycosyltransferase translates to MPRLAVVSAHTSPLEQPSTGDAGGMNVYLAAVLPELAALGWEIEVLTRGEGVRMLAPGVRVVGVPVPAGDKYALAAAAPQFARAAEGADVVHSHYWVSGLAGALTGRPHVHSMHSGSLAKNARLAPGDVAEPQQRIDAERSVLASADAIVVAGASEREDVVSGYGADPDRVVVVPPGVDARFRPGGGERSGVVLVGRVQPLKGQLLAVEALARIAPAERPVLRLVGGAAPGRESYLDAVRAAAAPLGDRVLIEGAADRDRVAERLRSAQLALVPSAAETFGLIALEAAGSGTPVLARRTTGLVDAVRDGGSGVLLDSDSPAAWAEAILTLLGSPGELARLGRGGVDWAAAHSWPAAAARLDAVYRGLSAR
- a CDS encoding ROK family protein; protein product: MTQPHDGLLPRFAVGVDIGGTSIKASLVDVTTGERAARRFAVANPLGKEPEDFAEAIAGIVRDVSPIAGTPVGVGFPGIVRGGVVRQTTHVSQRWVGLDAQALLSEATGVDVVVVNDADAAGVAEREFGAMRGREGLLLLTTLGTGIGTALVHEGVVIPNSELGHLHIDGPDFEPQVGFSAVRREGITLEEWAGRLSVYYRHLEMLLSPQLFVIGGAAAHVFDEFARFLDIGTEIVPARFGNDAGFTGAAMVAVSPDRLAPWYRSTRGARLDPGAPAIAD
- a CDS encoding phosphatase, with the translated sequence MPRPDSELEAYLDSSLLAGDVLTGRASNLGNLRGLAAREPAHLYGVDVAEDWTLERLLALMGERVGISTDPSVESGQDRIDARLTVAGLARYRERFAAAVREGALLLFATAHPATLMDVYRRFAAAATERGARVIDVNALPFAAPDGIRVPLADEHQALWCTGGVTCVYRGGGLQHTHSPEPMDALLDRLDELGIRPDLVVADHGFAGAAGRRGLPVIAIADCNDPAVFVAEAQGSIEVVVPIDDGLAVHLYEPVIDFVLRALSEPART
- a CDS encoding PadR family transcriptional regulator; the encoded protein is MNSRTFFSDDRRDSCAGDHSSRHEHPGRGQRRGPGGHGRGFGPGFGFGPGFGPGFGGPFGRGGGRARRGDVRAALISLLSEKSSNGYGLIKAIAEKTNGSWRPSPGSVYPTLQQLVDEGLITAVGEGRGTEYQLTDAGGTYVREHADELDAAWEATPGASDADRAFMENVGKLMGVVQQFRGATEAQRAAASAKLDETRRALYLILAD
- a CDS encoding NAD-dependent epimerase/dehydratase family protein gives rise to the protein MRVLVTGASGLLGGAVAAGLVAQGHEVRTFQRRPSGVAGVEEARGSLTDPRAVEEAVDAAEGVVHLAAKVSLAGDPGDFDRVNIDGTRRLLAAAARAGVSRFVQISSPSVAHSGSSITGDDAEPADPDRARGDYARTKARAELLALAADAPGFAVVAVRPHLVWGPGDTQLVARIVERARTGRLPLLGHGQALIDSTYIDNAASAIVAALGRAEEVHGRSYVVTNGEPRPVAELLAGICRASGVEPPRWSVPASVARAAGSLVERVWAVRPGADEPPMTRFLAEQLSTAHWFDQRRTRADLQWSPSVTLDEGLARLSAAR
- a CDS encoding alpha/beta fold hydrolase; the protein is MSAPHPAERIRGALGSTAAAQLPPAGLDGLDPAWSRLVDAPDAQGVPRRWHLLDTGGALGTEPVGTVLCVHGNPTWSYLWRRLAAATLESARSGGPAWRVVAVDQLEMGFSERTGALHTLADRVRELSNLTDVLGLDDVVTLGHDWGGVVSLGWAVDHPEQLRATMLLNTAIHQSADEPIPAPLRLALASGVLGASTVGTPAFLETTLALGHPALPSAVKEGYRAPYRSASRRGGVGGFVADIPVDSAHPSDPELQRIAEGVSALTTPAVMLWGPLDPIFSDRYLDDLVDRLPHAQVHRYEGSGHLVAEDVDYASAVLTWLGDLSDGEEPFGGDPAPDVRRPTAPVEPLWAHLDRNAQDDSLALVEMAPPGGGGPRSVSWRLLSQRVRELAAGLRASGVSPGDRVSLLVPPGADLTALLYACLRIGAVVVVADAGLGLRGLTRAVRGAWPDLVVGALPGLAVARALRWPGGRVSTQTLPRASASALGVDTSLGQLIELGRAELAADPEALGEAPAADAVAAILFTSGSTGPAKGVVYTHRQLAGVRDALARQYGIGPGTGLVAGFAPFALLGPALGTRSATPDMDVTAPRTLTAAAVAAAAARVDATVLFLSPAALANVVATAGALDADDHRALAGVRTFLSAGAPVSAGLLGEAQALMPNASARTPYGMTEGLLLTDASLEGIREAASDDDPRGGVCVGVPAAGVRLRIAPLDADGRAADEPEEIAGTTGEIVVSAGHVEDHYERLWLTDRAARVGAVPGERWHRTGDVGRIDSAGRLWVEGRMPHVVVTPDGVVTPVGPEQRIEARVASVARAAIVGAGPRGVAQLVAVVELRSGARRVVLAEEALAAEVRAAVDRPVAAVLVVPALPTDIRHNSKIDRAALSRWAEGVLAGGRMVAP